In Melospiza melodia melodia isolate bMelMel2 chromosome 30, bMelMel2.pri, whole genome shotgun sequence, a single window of DNA contains:
- the LOC134430783 gene encoding uncharacterized protein LOC134430783 has protein sequence MMHHFLQTAPQARRSPGEQSRDPGSHSQRSQLGSCPGDGLTPGPGHNLSPLSADAAAPPSQRSHSGPLRSFPLVLPQPAPGSPQPLCPSLAISRNPRSRFFPNFSPPPPPPRPSGPALPPPPHNSFPSALTSRPEERPRRRCGAAGRPEGGGERCPGRCPQQLSAHARDAGAAGGAGIWRCPALPSRPRTRTAGLTPPATPTAFYSRAPVARDRSPRREHARPGRLLRVRSVQTPLCGSAAQRAPCASLSPLFPFGTGCCCRSAVPPRGRRGRRSRYPHVRHIRPPQAAPPFRCP, from the exons ATGATGCACCATTTCCTCCAAACAGCACCACAGGCCCGACGCTCGCCTGGGGAGCAGAGCCGCGATCCCGGCTCGCATTCCCAGCGCTCGCAGCTCGGCTCCTGCCCCGGGGATGGGCTCACACCGGGGCCAGGCCACAACCTGTCACCCCTGAGCGCTGATGCTGCCGCTCCTCCATCGCAGCGCTCCCACTCCGGCCCGCTCCGCTCTTTCCCACTCGTGCTCCCTCAGCCGGCTCCGGgctccccacagcccctgtgccccagccTGGCGATCTCCAGGAATCCCCGCTCCAGGTTTTTCCCCAACTTTTCCCCGCCGCCCCCCCCGCCTCGTCCCTCAGGCCCTGCGCTGCCCCCCCCCCCTCACAACTCCTTCCCCTCCGCTCTCACCTCGCGGCCCGAGGAGCGGCCCCGCCGGCGGTGCGGCGCTGCTGGGAGGCCGGAGGGAGGCGGGGAGCGGTGCCCGGGCAG GTGCCCGCAGCAGCTCAGCGCGCATGCGCGCGATGCCGGGGCGGCGGGGGGGGCCGGGATATGGCGGTGCCCAGCGCTCCCCTCACGGCCGCGCACGCGCACTGCGGGACTGACGCCGCCGGCCACGCCCACCGCCTTTTATAGCCGTGCGCCCGTCGCGCGAGACCGCTCCCCCCGCCGCGAGCACgcgcggccgggccggctccTGCGCGTGCGCTCTGTGCAGACCCCTCTTTGTGGCAG CGCCGCGCAGCGAGCGCCCTGTGCCTCGCTGTCTCCGCTGTTCCCGTTCGGCACCGGCTGCTGCTGTCGCAGTGCCGTTCCACCGCGGGGTCGGCGCGGGCGGCGCTCTCGCTACCCACATGTCCGCCACATACGGCCCCCGCAGGCGGCACCGCCTTTCCGCTGTCCCTAG
- the SLC35B1 gene encoding solute carrier family 35 member B1: MRPPGAPRDVALEVPPALSGPAATMGASAAAGLPERLRLPVCFLGVFACYFYYGILQESITRGRYGEGAKQEKFKYALTLVFIQCVINAAFAKLLIHFVDAARPDRTRGWLYGACSLSYLGAMVSSNSALQFVSYPTQVLGKSCKPIPVMLLGVTLLRKRYPPAKYLCVLLIVAGVALFLYKPKKGTGDTEHVFGYGELLLLLSLTLDGLTGVSQDHMRAHYQTGSNHMMLNVNLWSTLFLGAGILFTGELWEFLSFTERYPSIISNILLFGLTSALGQSFIFMTVVYFGPLTCSIITTTRKFFTILASVVLFANPISPMQWVGTVLVFLGLGLDAKFGKGVKKTSH; this comes from the exons atGAGGCCGCCCGGGGCGCCGCGGGATGTGGCGCTGGAGGTGCCGCCCGCGCTGAGCGGCCCCGCCGCCACCATGGGAGCGAGCGCGGCCGCGGGGCTGCCCGAGCGCCTCCGCCTGCCCGTCTGCTTCCTCGGCGTGTTCGCCTGCTACTTCTACTATGGCATCCTGCAGGAGAGCAT CACCCGCGGCCGCTACGGGGAGGGCGCGAAGCAGGAGAAGTTCAAGTACGCGCTGACCCTGGTGTTCATCCAGTGCGTGATCAACGCCGCCTTCGCCAAGCTCC tgATCCATTTCGTGGACGCGGCACGGCCGGACCGCACGCGGGGTTGGCTGTACGGGGCGTGCTCGCTGTCCTACCTGGGCGCCATGGTGTCCAGCAACTCCGCCCTGCAGTTCGTCAGCTACCCCACACAG gTGCTGGGCAAGTCCTGCAAACCCATCCCAG TGATGCTGCTGGGGGTGACCCTGCTGAGGAAGAGGTACCCCCCAGCCAAGTACCTGTGCGTGCTGCTCATCGTGGCGGGGGTGGCCCTGTTCCTCTACAAGCCCAAaaaagggacaggggacaccgagCACGTCTTTGGCtacggggagctgctcctg CTGCTGTCTCTGACCCTGGATGGGCTCACAGGGGTGTCCCAGGACCACATGAGGGCTCACTACCAGACTGGCTCCAACCACATGATGCTCAACGTCAACCTCTGGTCCACGCTGTTCCTGGGGGCAG GGATCCTGTTCACGGGGGAGCTCTGGGAGTTCCTGAGCTTCACGGAGCGTTATCCCAGCATCATCTCCAACATCCTGCTCTTCGGCCTCACCAGCGCCCTGGGCCAG AGTTTCATCTTCATGACCGTGGTGTACTTCGGGCCGCTGACCTGCTCCATCATCACCACCACCCGCAAGTTCTTCACCATCCTGGCCTCCGTGGTGCTCTTTGCCAACCCCATCAGCCCCATGCAGTGGGTGGGCACCGTCCTGGTGTTCCTGG GCCTTGGGCTCGATGCCAAATTCGGGAAGGGGGTGAAGAAGACGTCGCATTGA